One genomic window of Bacillus mycoides includes the following:
- a CDS encoding DMT family transporter, translating to MRRSQMIIGALACLIASMSWGAMFPVADHALEYIDPFYFSLIRYGAVAIVLIVLLLMKEGKKAFRLEGRGKLLVFFGTMAFTVYNVLIFLGQMLMGKSGVMVASIMEALMPMISICILWGYKNIKPKKYMITSMCIAFVGAVFVITKGDMSFFLTLKDNMFSLAFIFVGVVGWVIYTMGGQTCSDWSTLRYSTLTCVFGTTVTGIITVIITSLGYVSVPSMGTISVVKYDLLFMMTLPGIVALLAWNYGVKILSSINGILFINFVPITTLVIMMMQGYKITTFDIVGTLFVIAALIRNNVCQRKEENINKQVLQEEQLRQAV from the coding sequence GTGAGAAGAAGTCAAATGATAATAGGTGCGTTGGCATGTTTAATTGCAAGTATGTCATGGGGAGCAATGTTTCCTGTTGCTGATCATGCACTAGAATACATAGATCCATTTTATTTTTCACTTATTCGCTATGGAGCGGTAGCAATAGTGCTGATTGTATTATTGTTAATGAAAGAAGGAAAGAAAGCATTTCGTTTAGAAGGAAGAGGAAAGTTACTCGTCTTTTTTGGAACGATGGCGTTTACCGTATATAATGTATTAATTTTTCTAGGGCAAATGTTAATGGGAAAATCAGGTGTAATGGTAGCTTCTATTATGGAGGCGCTTATGCCGATGATTTCCATTTGTATTCTATGGGGATATAAAAATATAAAACCGAAAAAGTATATGATAACGAGCATGTGTATTGCTTTTGTAGGAGCAGTGTTTGTTATTACGAAAGGTGACATGAGTTTCTTTTTAACATTGAAAGATAACATGTTTTCACTAGCATTTATATTTGTTGGTGTTGTAGGCTGGGTTATTTATACGATGGGTGGTCAAACATGTAGCGATTGGTCAACATTACGCTATTCTACGTTGACATGTGTATTTGGTACAACTGTCACAGGAATTATAACTGTAATCATTACGTCACTTGGATATGTATCAGTTCCAAGCATGGGAACGATTTCTGTTGTGAAGTATGATTTGTTATTTATGATGACATTACCAGGTATCGTAGCACTACTTGCTTGGAACTACGGTGTGAAAATTTTATCATCAATTAATGGTATTTTATTTATTAACTTTGTGCCAATTACTACGTTAGTTATTATGATGATGCAAGGGTATAAAATAACAACATTTGATATTGTAGGAACATTATTTGTTATTGCAGCGCTTATTCGTAATAATGTTTGTCAGAGAAAAGAAGAAAATATAAATAAACAAGTTTTACAAGAAGAGCAATTGCGTCAAGCTGTTTAA
- a CDS encoding DL-endopeptidase inhibitor IseA family protein, whose product MGKAYKKIAITIMTGALSLAMFGCESEKKVTNTNVAQENKEEQIDPLVEKQMKENEKNGNAVGNSSNKGKMAESNGWIYYAVNGDKNTGGIYRTKDQFQTSELVVKGVNASYINIKNKSLYFIHTDEDRNAGLSSLMKYDISSKKLDTLKADTKYVYIKDQTLFYPKKYSEHGGFDIVGIVKMDLKTGQEEEAAFKNSGWSRTIDDSILHWNKNRGTQVTKDSQTWSKEKYATISSATYNNEKLYAVVDFSLPFEANQAEHGIYEIDTQQNNEKLLVKDALQMNVKGDTFYYLKNDGVYKKKINGGNEKVIYNKAIEPTKSYLYFVAGDMYLYTDNGTILNLDTKKSNEAKDKKLADDVMLKKVLNAQKELTNIQIAALTGSPKRMGNFSYGELVNPTYNTKAALETTLSTYFSKQFIAEYMKSEYIKELNGTMHYVIGDPGAKAGTKYTKILSAQLKDGKIEAQVETYNDYDNVTEEVEVEFIYENNQWVVNKMPRFDLG is encoded by the coding sequence ATGGGTAAAGCATATAAAAAGATAGCTATTACGATTATGACCGGGGCGCTTTCGCTTGCAATGTTTGGGTGCGAATCAGAAAAGAAGGTGACAAATACAAACGTAGCACAAGAAAATAAGGAAGAACAAATTGATCCATTAGTTGAAAAACAGATGAAAGAAAATGAGAAAAATGGGAATGCGGTTGGAAATAGTTCTAACAAAGGAAAAATGGCAGAGAGTAATGGATGGATTTACTATGCGGTAAATGGTGATAAAAATACAGGAGGCATTTATCGTACGAAGGATCAATTTCAAACATCAGAGCTTGTAGTAAAAGGCGTGAATGCTTCTTACATAAATATAAAAAACAAATCTTTATATTTTATTCATACGGATGAAGATAGAAATGCGGGATTATCTTCTTTAATGAAGTATGATATATCTTCTAAAAAGCTGGATACGTTAAAAGCAGATACAAAGTATGTTTATATAAAAGACCAAACGTTATTTTACCCGAAAAAGTATTCTGAACATGGTGGTTTTGATATTGTAGGGATTGTAAAAATGGATTTGAAAACAGGACAAGAAGAGGAAGCTGCATTTAAAAACTCTGGCTGGTCCAGGACGATAGACGATAGTATTCTACATTGGAATAAAAATCGTGGAACACAAGTGACAAAAGACAGTCAAACTTGGTCAAAAGAAAAGTATGCAACAATATCTAGTGCGACTTATAATAATGAAAAATTATACGCTGTTGTTGATTTTTCGTTACCTTTTGAAGCGAATCAAGCTGAACATGGTATATATGAGATAGACACTCAACAAAATAATGAAAAGTTATTGGTAAAGGATGCCTTGCAGATGAATGTGAAAGGTGATACTTTTTATTATTTGAAAAATGATGGAGTGTATAAGAAGAAAATTAATGGTGGAAATGAAAAGGTAATTTATAATAAAGCAATAGAGCCGACTAAATCCTATTTATATTTTGTAGCAGGAGATATGTATCTCTATACGGATAATGGAACTATTCTGAATCTGGATACGAAGAAATCAAACGAAGCAAAAGATAAGAAGTTAGCGGATGATGTTATGTTAAAGAAAGTATTGAATGCGCAAAAGGAACTTACTAATATTCAAATAGCGGCACTAACAGGAAGCCCAAAACGAATGGGGAATTTCTCATATGGAGAATTAGTGAATCCTACTTATAATACGAAGGCTGCTTTAGAGACTACACTATCTACGTACTTTTCAAAACAATTTATAGCAGAATACATGAAGAGTGAGTATATTAAAGAATTAAATGGAACGATGCATTATGTTATTGGAGATCCAGGGGCGAAAGCGGGGACTAAATATACAAAAATTCTTTCAGCTCAGTTAAAGGACGGAAAGATAGAAGCGCAGGTAGAAACATATAACGATTATGATAATGTAACGGAAGAAGTAGAAGTAGAATTTATTTATGAAAATAATCAATGGGTTGTTAATAAAATGCCACGTTTCGATTTAGGTTAA
- a CDS encoding YitT family protein, whose amino-acid sequence MVNQRIKEIALITIGSLLFAIGINYFAIPNRLSEGGIIGLTVVTYYLFDWSPGIVNFGLNAILLAVGYKFFDKKTMVYTIIGIVETSLFLYVTEHIQYQVNSDTLLAALFAGVFVGIGLGCMFKAGGTSGGSAILARLANQYLGWSVGKGVLIIDIVVIAGSVFIIGQEKAMYTLVAVFVGAKVIDFIVEGMDTKTAVTIISNQPDLIRETITKNMTRGVTVLEGRGGYTGKNKEVLYVVINKQELVKLKQVISRVDEDAFVVIHDVRDVLGGGFKAS is encoded by the coding sequence ATGGTTAATCAACGTATAAAGGAAATCGCATTAATTACAATCGGTTCATTACTATTTGCAATTGGTATTAATTACTTCGCAATTCCAAACCGTTTATCAGAAGGTGGAATCATCGGTCTAACGGTTGTTACTTATTATTTATTTGATTGGTCACCAGGAATTGTAAATTTTGGTTTAAATGCAATTTTATTAGCTGTAGGTTATAAATTTTTTGATAAGAAAACGATGGTTTACACAATTATAGGTATTGTGGAAACATCTTTGTTTTTATATGTTACAGAGCACATTCAGTATCAAGTAAATAGTGATACATTATTAGCGGCTTTATTCGCTGGTGTATTTGTAGGTATCGGATTAGGATGTATGTTCAAAGCTGGAGGTACATCAGGAGGGTCGGCAATTTTAGCGCGGTTAGCAAATCAATATTTAGGTTGGAGCGTCGGAAAAGGCGTACTTATTATTGATATCGTTGTAATTGCTGGATCTGTATTTATAATAGGACAAGAAAAGGCAATGTATACACTTGTAGCTGTATTTGTCGGAGCGAAAGTGATTGATTTCATCGTGGAAGGTATGGATACAAAAACAGCTGTTACGATTATTTCGAATCAACCAGACTTAATTCGAGAGACTATTACGAAAAACATGACACGCGGTGTCACTGTATTAGAAGGACGCGGCGGATATACTGGTAAAAATAAAGAAGTATTATATGTCGTTATTAATAAACAAGAGCTTGTTAAGTTAAAGCAAGTTATTAGTAGAGTTGATGAAGATGCTTTCGTTGTTATTCACGATGTACGTGATGTACTTGGTGGTGGCTTTAAAGCGAGCTAA
- a CDS encoding YxeA family protein — translation MKKKMITTIIAMIVIVVMLLPTKLGPVIDKYNPLYKTKEYYTVVNTIGQHIGDEWYEYEFIAFDERGKEQKIKKTVKHMLKRDEALKVYAKGRYGEAIEEIEAVNIPINAKSKLLTMR, via the coding sequence ATGAAGAAAAAAATGATCACTACTATAATAGCGATGATAGTGATAGTAGTAATGTTACTGCCTACAAAACTTGGACCAGTTATCGATAAATATAATCCACTTTATAAGACGAAAGAATATTATACGGTTGTGAATACAATTGGTCAGCATATTGGTGATGAATGGTATGAATATGAATTTATTGCATTTGACGAACGTGGAAAAGAACAAAAAATAAAGAAGACTGTTAAGCATATGTTAAAGAGAGATGAAGCATTAAAAGTGTACGCAAAAGGACGCTACGGCGAGGCGATTGAAGAAATTGAAGCTGTAAATATTCCTATTAATGCGAAGAGTAAACTTTTAACGATGAGATAG
- a CDS encoding DUF3948 family protein, producing MNNITFNNLDFLGLASGSVLLTAFIYAATLI from the coding sequence ATGAATAACATAACTTTTAACAACTTAGATTTTTTAGGATTAGCTAGTGGCTCAGTTCTTCTTACTGCTTTTATTTACGCTGCTACGCTTATATAA
- a CDS encoding DUF3948 family protein: MNNITFNKLDFLGLASGSVLLTAFIYAATLI, encoded by the coding sequence ATGAACAACATCACTTTTAACAAATTAGATTTTTTAGGACTTGCTAGCGGCTCAGTTCTTCTTACTGCTTTCATTTACGCTGCTACGCTTATATAA
- a CDS encoding transglycosylase SLT domain-containing protein, which produces MKKFFVGFLVVLGVYLYFQGKSEGMDKLMNETSYVDSEEAKQMKQIIIEEAKKVNLPEWIPLTIAEHESRLNPRSVGDNGTSFGLFQLHRGGGLAPEHLTDEELKDPRTNAQIAMPHLMKGYKRGVQKGLTDFALLKYIANTSGWPGNLGPEWTDNNMKYNIGLEDVYYRNKGVIKE; this is translated from the coding sequence GTGAAGAAATTCTTTGTAGGATTTTTAGTTGTTCTTGGAGTGTATTTATATTTCCAAGGAAAGTCTGAAGGAATGGATAAACTAATGAATGAGACAAGCTATGTTGATTCAGAGGAAGCAAAACAGATGAAACAAATTATTATAGAGGAAGCAAAGAAAGTAAACCTTCCAGAATGGATACCTCTTACAATTGCCGAACATGAAAGTAGGTTAAATCCAAGAAGTGTTGGAGATAACGGAACTTCATTCGGATTGTTTCAATTACACCGCGGTGGTGGGCTTGCACCAGAGCATTTAACTGATGAAGAGTTGAAAGATCCGCGTACAAATGCGCAAATTGCAATGCCGCATTTAATGAAAGGATATAAGCGCGGGGTGCAAAAAGGTTTGACTGATTTTGCATTACTGAAATATATAGCGAATACATCTGGATGGCCAGGGAATTTAGGACCAGAGTGGACGGATAACAATATGAAGTATAATATCGGATTAGAGGATGTATACTATCGAAATAAAGGTGTAATTAAAGAGTAG
- a CDS encoding lysophospholipid acyltransferase family protein, which yields MYKLITFSLKYIFKTAGKVEVQGREKLPEGGPYVVACTHTSFMDVLMLAAGMYPTQIHYMAKKELFEGKFKNWFFKNVNAFPVDRANPGPSTLKIPSRLLKEGKVVGIFPSGTRSSEDVSLKAGAVTIAMRSNVPLVPAAYIGPSSIKELIKGKKAQLVFGDPIQIDAEEQIDRKTAMKMMTDELNAKFEELKEVLQPN from the coding sequence ATGTATAAACTAATTACATTTTCGTTGAAATATATATTTAAAACAGCTGGGAAAGTAGAAGTACAAGGGAGAGAGAAATTACCGGAAGGTGGCCCTTACGTTGTTGCGTGCACACATACAAGTTTTATGGATGTTTTAATGTTAGCTGCAGGAATGTATCCAACTCAAATTCATTACATGGCAAAAAAAGAATTGTTTGAAGGTAAATTTAAAAATTGGTTTTTTAAAAATGTAAATGCGTTCCCTGTAGACCGTGCGAATCCAGGGCCAAGCACATTGAAAATTCCATCGCGTTTATTAAAAGAGGGAAAAGTAGTAGGGATTTTCCCAAGTGGGACGAGATCATCAGAAGACGTTTCATTAAAAGCTGGGGCTGTTACGATTGCAATGCGTTCTAACGTTCCGTTAGTACCGGCAGCTTATATTGGCCCATCAAGTATAAAAGAATTGATAAAAGGAAAAAAAGCGCAATTAGTTTTTGGAGATCCAATTCAAATTGATGCTGAAGAACAAATAGATCGAAAAACGGCTATGAAAATGATGACAGATGAATTAAATGCAAAGTTTGAAGAACTAAAGGAAGTTTTACAGCCAAATTAA
- a CDS encoding PH domain-containing protein: MNELLLSMKKYVEDDEQILAFVIGIFEKDDFTLSYRHGIFVATTRRLLFYGEFPYYPATFEEYSYLHIDDINSHPHLVFTCKQETVTAKYIQKGNVERFARTVRANMNN; this comes from the coding sequence ATGAATGAGCTTTTATTAAGTATGAAAAAATATGTAGAGGATGATGAACAAATTTTAGCATTTGTGATAGGTATATTTGAGAAAGATGATTTTACCTTATCATATCGGCATGGGATTTTTGTTGCTACTACTAGACGTCTCCTTTTTTACGGGGAATTTCCTTACTATCCTGCAACATTTGAAGAGTATTCGTATTTGCATATAGACGACATAAATTCTCATCCGCATTTAGTATTTACTTGCAAGCAGGAAACGGTGACAGCTAAGTATATTCAGAAAGGTAATGTGGAACGCTTCGCTCGTACAGTTCGAGCAAATATGAATAATTAA
- a CDS encoding LacI family DNA-binding transcriptional regulator has product MANIKEIAKMAGVSVTTVSRVLNDHPYVSEEKRKVVLEIVEKLNYSQNANAVHLSKGKTNIVGVILPYINHPCFDAMVGGMMEVALAHNYRVLLCQTNYNKKEEMKSLHMLKTKQLDGLIICSRANEWEIIEPYAAYGAVIACEDNDIESISSVYTDHFNAFQLGMSYLIEKGYKKIGYCTGRKLGPSSKKRFDAYKQQLQLIDEEVMEDRIFTECFTLEDGVRVAHQFKEMENPPEALIVAGDEVAIGIMTEVEKLGIKVPEDLAIIGFDNQPISQVLQLTTIDQNLKGIGKTAFEMFYRQVSDESSKQEKMEIPYKLVERSTV; this is encoded by the coding sequence ATGGCTAATATTAAAGAGATTGCAAAGATGGCTGGGGTTTCAGTTACGACTGTTTCGAGGGTATTAAATGATCATCCGTATGTAAGCGAAGAAAAAAGGAAAGTTGTTTTAGAAATAGTTGAGAAATTGAATTACTCGCAAAATGCAAATGCTGTTCATTTATCAAAAGGGAAAACGAATATTGTTGGTGTGATTTTACCTTATATTAATCATCCGTGTTTTGATGCGATGGTGGGTGGAATGATGGAGGTCGCATTAGCTCACAACTATCGAGTACTTCTTTGTCAAACGAATTACAATAAAAAAGAAGAAATGAAAAGTTTACATATGTTGAAAACAAAGCAACTAGACGGTCTTATCATTTGTTCTCGTGCCAATGAGTGGGAAATTATAGAGCCGTATGCAGCGTATGGGGCGGTTATTGCTTGTGAGGATAATGATATTGAAAGCATATCGAGTGTATATACAGATCATTTTAATGCTTTTCAATTAGGGATGAGTTACCTTATTGAAAAAGGTTATAAGAAGATTGGATATTGTACGGGAAGAAAGTTAGGGCCAAGTAGTAAGAAACGTTTTGATGCTTATAAACAACAGTTACAATTAATAGATGAAGAAGTGATGGAAGATCGGATTTTCACAGAATGCTTTACATTAGAAGATGGTGTAAGAGTTGCACATCAATTCAAGGAGATGGAGAATCCTCCTGAAGCATTAATAGTGGCAGGGGATGAAGTTGCTATTGGGATCATGACAGAAGTTGAAAAATTAGGTATTAAAGTTCCTGAAGATTTAGCAATTATTGGTTTTGATAATCAACCGATTTCTCAAGTTTTACAACTGACAACCATTGACCAAAATTTAAAGGGAATAGGTAAGACGGCTTTTGAAATGTTTTACAGGCAAGTAAGTGATGAGAGTTCTAAACAAGAAAAGATGGAAATTCCGTATAAACTTGTGGAACGCTCCACGGTTTAG
- a CDS encoding DUF2334 domain-containing protein, translating to MKKFLLLFFSILLLIPIHTSAQTSSKPKVLILYSTEDNKITNNVQILNTQLGHFTKDITVKSLNEVNETTNSSSYTHIVYIGEKKEDFSTEVKQFLENFSGPVLVLGQNVKQLSNRFSFITSKETDIRIHTIEYPTNQLKNELHEERLMKKVETKGTTLAYALSTDGTHPLIVQQGTSYYVATPNLFDWMSHYVGEMLFSYFEQKPMTNKTSAYLRLEDVHPAVDVKQLKEIAELLKEKKLPYMITVIPVYKDPNTGKTVHLKDNSELVNVLRFMQDNGGSIVMHGYTHQFYDSETGEGFEFWDVKTDQPIRQPNHEKPKTKEDFQSTEDYNKYIEKGKAFEEKYTKDHIEKGITELVGAKLYPVAFEAPHYTMSQKGYEILSQYFSTYVGQLQLNDTTWKSMHSPAYISTPSFLHGMKLIPETVGFIEEDKPQAIAKMKERALSVEKLSDGIIGAFYHPYLGVTPLKEVLNELENIPNIEWIDLQKETNEVKMKDIHITTNKDGIHAEKPTSAKDIIDYIKQYGFFLIIGFIIIVFLLLLRRAKKLES from the coding sequence ATGAAAAAATTCCTACTACTCTTTTTTAGTATTTTACTACTCATTCCTATACACACATCTGCGCAAACATCATCCAAGCCAAAAGTACTTATTTTGTATAGTACAGAAGACAACAAAATTACAAACAATGTACAAATCCTTAATACTCAGTTAGGGCACTTTACAAAAGATATAACAGTAAAAAGTTTAAACGAGGTAAATGAAACCACTAACTCATCTTCTTATACACATATTGTTTATATCGGAGAGAAAAAAGAAGATTTTTCTACTGAAGTAAAACAATTTCTAGAAAACTTCTCAGGTCCAGTATTAGTTTTAGGACAAAATGTTAAACAATTATCTAATCGTTTTTCTTTCATTACCTCGAAAGAAACCGATATACGAATTCACACTATAGAATATCCGACTAACCAGTTAAAAAATGAATTACATGAAGAACGCTTAATGAAGAAAGTTGAAACAAAAGGAACAACTCTTGCTTACGCCTTGAGTACTGATGGAACTCATCCGTTAATCGTTCAGCAAGGAACATCCTATTATGTCGCAACTCCAAACCTTTTTGATTGGATGTCTCATTACGTCGGTGAAATGCTATTTTCTTACTTCGAACAAAAGCCTATGACAAATAAAACTTCAGCTTATTTACGTCTTGAAGACGTTCACCCAGCTGTAGATGTAAAGCAATTAAAAGAAATTGCTGAATTACTAAAAGAGAAAAAACTTCCTTATATGATTACCGTTATCCCTGTTTACAAAGATCCCAACACAGGAAAAACAGTACATTTAAAGGATAACTCTGAATTAGTCAATGTTTTACGCTTTATGCAAGATAACGGCGGTTCTATCGTTATGCATGGTTACACTCATCAGTTTTATGATAGTGAAACTGGTGAAGGTTTTGAATTTTGGGATGTAAAAACAGATCAACCAATTCGCCAACCAAACCATGAAAAACCAAAGACAAAAGAAGATTTTCAGTCTACAGAAGACTACAATAAATACATAGAAAAAGGAAAAGCCTTCGAAGAAAAATATACTAAAGATCATATTGAAAAAGGGATTACAGAGCTTGTAGGAGCGAAATTATATCCAGTTGCCTTTGAAGCTCCTCACTATACAATGTCTCAAAAAGGATATGAAATACTATCACAATATTTTTCAACTTATGTAGGACAACTACAACTAAACGATACAACTTGGAAATCAATGCACTCACCGGCTTATATAAGTACACCGTCATTTTTACATGGGATGAAATTAATTCCTGAAACTGTTGGCTTTATTGAAGAAGATAAGCCACAAGCTATAGCAAAAATGAAAGAACGTGCTTTATCTGTCGAAAAATTATCCGATGGAATTATCGGTGCATTTTATCATCCTTACTTGGGCGTTACACCATTAAAAGAAGTATTAAACGAACTAGAAAATATTCCAAACATAGAGTGGATTGATTTACAAAAAGAAACGAATGAAGTAAAAATGAAAGATATTCATATTACTACTAATAAAGACGGCATTCACGCTGAAAAGCCAACAAGTGCGAAGGACATAATTGATTATATAAAACAATATGGGTTCTTCCTTATAATTGGGTTCATTATAATTGTCTTTCTTTTATTATTAAGACGTGCGAAAAAATTAGAGTCATAA
- a CDS encoding YrzO family protein, with protein sequence MLESLLFFFAAGVACELAAINRNGRKNIKQQAELIQLLKELKERKI encoded by the coding sequence ATGTTAGAAAGTTTATTGTTTTTTTTTGCTGCTGGAGTTGCCTGCGAGCTTGCAGCAATTAATCGAAATGGTCGTAAGAATATAAAACAACAAGCTGAACTGATACAGCTTTTAAAAGAATTGAAGGAAAGAAAAATTTAA
- a CDS encoding TatD family hydrolase encodes MKWIDSHIHVDQYENEEKSRLLIDVENSKEIQGLIAVSMNYQSCLETLSLAKRYPFVQPAIGFHPEQPIHKEECEQIYKLIEDHVEDIVAIGEVGLPYYLRKEDENIAVDPYIAVLKEFVELASKYDLPIILHAVYEDADTVCDLLEEYKVSRAHFHWFKGSEETMKRMMRNGYYISITPDVLHKEKIRKIVSYYPLEYMMVETDGPWEFQKDVMTHPKMIREVLKEISVIKNISIDKVTETIYENTIQFYLKG; translated from the coding sequence ATGAAATGGATTGATAGCCATATACATGTTGATCAATATGAGAATGAAGAGAAAAGTAGATTACTTATAGATGTGGAAAACAGTAAAGAGATACAAGGGCTTATTGCAGTATCTATGAATTATCAATCATGTCTAGAAACTTTATCTTTAGCAAAGCGATATCCTTTTGTGCAGCCAGCGATAGGTTTTCATCCAGAGCAACCGATTCATAAAGAGGAATGTGAGCAAATTTATAAATTAATTGAAGATCATGTAGAGGACATCGTTGCGATTGGTGAAGTGGGGCTCCCATATTATTTAAGGAAAGAAGATGAAAATATTGCTGTCGATCCATACATAGCGGTGTTAAAAGAGTTTGTTGAACTAGCTAGTAAATACGATTTACCAATTATACTGCATGCGGTTTATGAAGATGCTGACACTGTATGTGATTTACTTGAAGAATATAAAGTTTCACGTGCACACTTCCATTGGTTTAAAGGAAGTGAAGAGACAATGAAACGGATGATGAGGAACGGTTATTATATTTCTATCACACCGGATGTTTTACATAAGGAGAAAATTAGAAAGATCGTTTCGTATTATCCGCTTGAATATATGATGGTAGAAACAGATGGGCCGTGGGAATTTCAGAAAGATGTTATGACGCACCCAAAGATGATTCGAGAAGTACTAAAAGAAATCAGTGTCATAAAAAATATATCCATTGATAAGGTTACAGAAACAATATACGAAAATACAATTCAATTTTACTTGAAAGGATAG